GGTGATGAAAGTCGTCGGCGATAAGTTTCATACTATGGTGAAGCATAAGGATAACGAAAACGAACTGCGCAATGCCGTGAGGGAAGCGCTTACCGACAAACAGATAACCGCAGCCCTCGAAAAGGAATTCCCCCAAATCAATCAGCAAATCAATCAGCAAATCATTCAGCACCATTACGGGAGCGGTAACAACATCGGTTCGATTTCTCATTCCGGAAGCGGCGACATTAAACTTTAACCGATAATCATGGACCGGGGATATGACATACGAACAATCCCATCGGGGGACCGGAGACAACATTGGGGAGATACGGTTTGAAAGGCCGGTAAAGGTAAATATCGGCGTTAACGAACCCTCCCGGCCGCATTTCCCCATTCCACAACCCACGCAGCGCTTCATTGGCCGCGACGAGGACCTTTCGGAACTCCATGCACTGCTTTCGGAGAACGATATCGTTTTCCTCAACGGCGTCGGCGGCATCGGAAAAACGACTGTCGCGATGGAATACGCACGGCGATATGGGAAAGAGTATAATTCGCTCGTATGGCTCGACTATCATGATTCCTTCCGTCTTTCATTACTTTCGCTCTCCCCGTGTTTCCAGTTCTCCGAAGAACCGAAAGAAATCATTGAAATTATTATTTCCGAACTCTCACGGTATGAGGGTCTAAATCTCCTCATCATAGACAATTTCTCGGTGGAATCGCTGAAAGGAGAGGAGAAAGAGCGCGAAATCTCCTTTCTGCAATGTCAACTCCCCAACTTCAAAAAACTCATCACCTCCCGCGAAGAGAAACCCGGCGATTTTGTCAAACCCAAGCTGCTTGACAACCTCCCTCCCGATTACGCCGAAGCGCTGTTCCGTGAGTTCTTCAAGGGACAGTATAATCCATCAATCCTCACACAGCTTTTCACTCTTATAGAATACCATACCCTCACCATAGAACTCATAGCGAAAACATTGGCTGGATCACACGGCGCGGTGACGCTCGGACAATTGTATTCGATTTTTAAGGAGAAGAAATTCGACACACCATCCGGGTCAGTCAAAACGCACCTCGATTACCGGAATAGTGAGCTTCAAATCAATACCTATCTCGGCGAGTTATTCCATCTGGCCGACTTACTGGAAACCCACCTCTTCCTGATGAAAAAATTCTCCGTACTGCCGCCGTCCGATATACCGAACGCCACACTCTTCGATCTTCTCACATCCGATGGGGAATCATCGGATATAAGTGATAGCATCAACACCATAAACGACCTCGTCGCACGCGGCTGGCTCACCCAATCGGAGAAAGGCGTCACCTGCCATAGAATAATCCGCCAGTACATCCAATTACATGCCAAACCTGCTTTTGAAAATGTACAAGACCTGTTTTTGAACATCACAGAGAAATTATCTTACCGACCGGAAGAAAACCCGCTTGAAAGGATCCCTTGGATCGATTTTGCTGTTTCTCTGCTGGAAGCTTTTCCTGAAGATCGGGAGGAAACCGCAGGATTATCAAGCTACGTCTCCATTATTTATCAGGCGTT
This region of Candidatus Latescibacter sp. genomic DNA includes:
- a CDS encoding ATP-binding protein — its product is MTYEQSHRGTGDNIGEIRFERPVKVNIGVNEPSRPHFPIPQPTQRFIGRDEDLSELHALLSENDIVFLNGVGGIGKTTVAMEYARRYGKEYNSLVWLDYHDSFRLSLLSLSPCFQFSEEPKEIIEIIISELSRYEGLNLLIIDNFSVESLKGEEKEREISFLQCQLPNFKKLITSREEKPGDFVKPKLLDNLPPDYAEALFREFFKGQYNPSILTQLFTLIEYHTLTIELIAKTLAGSHGAVTLGQLYSIFKEKKFDTPSGSVKTHLDYRNSELQINTYLGELFHLADLLETHLFLMKKFSVLPPSDIPNATLFDLLTSDGESSDISDSINTINDLVARGWLTQSEKGVTCHRIIRQYIQLHAKPAFENVQDLFLNITEKLSYRPEENPLERIPWIDFAVSLLEAFPEDREETAGLSSYVSIIYQA